A genomic region of Papaver somniferum cultivar HN1 chromosome 7, ASM357369v1, whole genome shotgun sequence contains the following coding sequences:
- the LOC113296966 gene encoding NAC domain-containing protein 30-like isoform X2, whose amino-acid sequence MELESSAVPPGFRFHPTEEELVGYYLRRKINSEKIDLDVITEVDLYKIEPWEIQDKCKLGYEEENEWYFFSHKDKKYPTGTRTNRATTAGFWKATGRDKAVLSKQRIIGMRKTLVFYKGRAPNGKKSDWIMHEYRLQTSEHGPPQDEGWVVCRAFKKPTPSHRQGYEAWNHAYYLKVASQNFNKKGGGYQAFDSNATSSSSMQLDDSSYHQQQQGNANFHHNYFGCGDQDQLGSSKHQYYNLDDNQVMELPQLESPSISTSLATTEFDGNNGTNVGFEEERNNYGAQFVDWKSVDRLLASELTEMPSSPHAVEALPPPQNGYSVHNQGSYFRECFPDL is encoded by the exons atggagttgGAGTCATCAGCTGTGCCACCAGGGTTTAGATTCCATCCAACAGAAGAAGAATTGGTGGGTTACTATCTTAGGAGAAAAATTAATTCTGAAAAGATTGATTTAGATGTTATCACTGAAGTCGATCTTTACAAAATAGAACCATGGGAAATACaag ATAAGTGCAAGTTAGGCTACGAAGAAGAGAATGAATGGTACTTCTTCAGTCACAAAGACAAGAAATATCCGACAGGAACACGAACCAACAGAGCCACAACGGCAGGATTTTGGAAGGCAACTGGGAGAGACAAAGCCGTGCTTTCTAAGCAAAGGATTATAGGGATGAGAAAGACCTTAGTATTTTATAAAGGTCGGGCACCTAATGGAAAGAAAAGTGACTGGATCATGCATGAATATCGACTTCAAACATCTGAACATGGACCTCCTCAG GATGAAGGATGGGTTGTCTGTCGAGCATTCAAGAAACCAACTCCAAGCCACAGACAAGGATATGAGGCTTGGAATCATGCTTATTACCTCAAGGTAGCTTCTCAAAATTTCAACAAAAAAGGTGGAGGCTACCAAGCATTTGATAGTAATGCTACAAGTAGTAGCTCAATGCAATTAGATGATTCTAGTTATCATCAGCAACAACAAGGTAATGCTAATTTCCACCATAATTATTTTGGTTGTGGTGATCAAGACCAACTTGGTTCGAGTAAGCATCAATATTATAACTTGGATGATAATCAAGTCATGGAACTCCCACAACTAGAAAGTCCATCTATATCCACAAGCTTAGCAACAACAGAATTTGATGGTAATAATGGTACTAATGTGGGTTTCGAAGAAGAAAGGAACAACTATGGAGCGCAGTTCGTCGACTGGAAATCTGTGGATAGATTGCTCGCCTCAGAATTAACTGAAATGCCATCTTCTCCTCATGCAGTTGAAGCCCTGCCGCCACCACAAAATGGTTATTCCGTCCATAACCAAGGAAGCTATTTCCGTGAATGTTTTCCGGATTTGTAA
- the LOC113296966 gene encoding NAC domain-containing protein 30-like isoform X1: MNAAVEINSTKQKKTMELESSAVPPGFRFHPTEEELVGYYLRRKINSEKIDLDVITEVDLYKIEPWEIQDKCKLGYEEENEWYFFSHKDKKYPTGTRTNRATTAGFWKATGRDKAVLSKQRIIGMRKTLVFYKGRAPNGKKSDWIMHEYRLQTSEHGPPQDEGWVVCRAFKKPTPSHRQGYEAWNHAYYLKVASQNFNKKGGGYQAFDSNATSSSSMQLDDSSYHQQQQGNANFHHNYFGCGDQDQLGSSKHQYYNLDDNQVMELPQLESPSISTSLATTEFDGNNGTNVGFEEERNNYGAQFVDWKSVDRLLASELTEMPSSPHAVEALPPPQNGYSVHNQGSYFRECFPDL; encoded by the exons ATGAATGCAGCT GTTGAAATCAATTCAACCAAgcagaagaaaacaatggagttgGAGTCATCAGCTGTGCCACCAGGGTTTAGATTCCATCCAACAGAAGAAGAATTGGTGGGTTACTATCTTAGGAGAAAAATTAATTCTGAAAAGATTGATTTAGATGTTATCACTGAAGTCGATCTTTACAAAATAGAACCATGGGAAATACaag ATAAGTGCAAGTTAGGCTACGAAGAAGAGAATGAATGGTACTTCTTCAGTCACAAAGACAAGAAATATCCGACAGGAACACGAACCAACAGAGCCACAACGGCAGGATTTTGGAAGGCAACTGGGAGAGACAAAGCCGTGCTTTCTAAGCAAAGGATTATAGGGATGAGAAAGACCTTAGTATTTTATAAAGGTCGGGCACCTAATGGAAAGAAAAGTGACTGGATCATGCATGAATATCGACTTCAAACATCTGAACATGGACCTCCTCAG GATGAAGGATGGGTTGTCTGTCGAGCATTCAAGAAACCAACTCCAAGCCACAGACAAGGATATGAGGCTTGGAATCATGCTTATTACCTCAAGGTAGCTTCTCAAAATTTCAACAAAAAAGGTGGAGGCTACCAAGCATTTGATAGTAATGCTACAAGTAGTAGCTCAATGCAATTAGATGATTCTAGTTATCATCAGCAACAACAAGGTAATGCTAATTTCCACCATAATTATTTTGGTTGTGGTGATCAAGACCAACTTGGTTCGAGTAAGCATCAATATTATAACTTGGATGATAATCAAGTCATGGAACTCCCACAACTAGAAAGTCCATCTATATCCACAAGCTTAGCAACAACAGAATTTGATGGTAATAATGGTACTAATGTGGGTTTCGAAGAAGAAAGGAACAACTATGGAGCGCAGTTCGTCGACTGGAAATCTGTGGATAGATTGCTCGCCTCAGAATTAACTGAAATGCCATCTTCTCCTCATGCAGTTGAAGCCCTGCCGCCACCACAAAATGGTTATTCCGTCCATAACCAAGGAAGCTATTTCCGTGAATGTTTTCCGGATTTGTAA